The stretch of DNA CTATCCCATTTCGGAGTCAGTTTGGCAATCTTTTAACTAGTGGGTTAGTCCGGATTTTAACGCATCAAAGTATTTCAGATACGCAAACGGGGCTGCGCGTTATTCCAATGGCGTACCTCACAGAACTGGTCAACTTTCCTGGTGACCGTTTTGAATTTGAGTTCGATATGCTTCTACAAGCTAAAAAATTTCATGTGCAAATCGTGGAACAACCGATTCCTACAATTTATCTCGATGGTAATGCGTCTTCCCATTTTCGGGTTATCCGGGATTCAATTGCTATCTATGCGCGTTTCTTTAAGTTTGCGGCGAGTGGCCTCATTTCGTTTGCTGTCGATATTAGTTTGTTTTATATTGTCCTGTTCTTACTTGGTAACCACATTTTAGACAGCATTCTAGTTGCCACCGTGGTTTCACGAGTGCTGTCTTCGGTGGTTAATTATGGGATTAATCATCGTGTCGTTTTCAACCGAGCAGGCCATCAAACACTCTTAAAATATGGGTGTTTATTTGTCATGCAGATGTTTGCCTCGGGACTTTTTACGGATGTTGTGACCAAAATCTTGCCAGCAACGACTGGACAACTCATGCCGACTATTGCCAAAATGATGGTTGATTTTATCTTATTCATTATTAGTTATCAGATTCAACGGGATTTTATTTTCAAAGAGAGGCCACAACATGTCCAATAAGCGGCGGTTTCTTTATTTTCTGGCCATTGCGCTGTCGGTTATTTATCTCATATGGCGAGTCTTCTTTACGATTCCGTGGCGGTCGTCGATTTTTACACTTATTTTTGCACTTTTACTTGTCCTCAGTGAGATTTTGTCGAACCTTACAGGCTTCATCCTAATTTTCTTTCGGATGCTTTCAACCAAGAAAAAATGGCGTTTGACGATCCCAGCGTTTAGTGCCACCGAGGGACTGCCCGATGTCGATCTGATTATTGTGACGCATAACGAGGATGTTGATTTACTCAGAAAAACGATTAATGCAGCAACTTATATTGATTATCCTAATAAAACTAAAGTACATATCGTGGTTGCGGATGATGGTAATCGGCCGGAAGTGATGGCCTTGGCTAAGCATTATCATGTTGGTTATTCTGGAATGGAAAATAATAAGCAGGCGAAGTCTGGCAATATTAACCATACGTTGGCTAAGTTACATTCACCACTTTTTGCTATCTTTGATACGGATATGATTCCGTTTTCTGGCTTCTTGCGCAATACCGTGCCTTTATTTACTGAAAACTTTCAGCAATTAGCGGATGATCCTGATCATACAGATCCACTTGGTTTTGTACAAACGCCGCAAAGTTTCTATAACGCGGATATTTTTCAATTTAATTTATTTTCTGAAAAAATCATTCCAAACGAACAGGACTTCTTTTCACGTGATGTTAACGTTTTAAATGGCGGCAACAAACGGGCACTTTTTACTGGTTCAAATGCGGTTTTTTTACGAAAAGCAGTGGATGAAGTTGGTGGGTTCCCAACGGATACGATTACAGAGGACTTTGAGTTGGGATCCATGCTGAACATGGCTGGTTACATTAGCTTGGCTACTAAGGTGCCTCAGTCCAGTGGAATTACTCCGATTGACATGAAAGGCGTGATCAAGCAGCGGACGCGCTGGGCTCGTGGCGTTATTCAAAGCTGTCGTAATTTGCATATTTTTACCAACCCACACTTGTCATTCATTAACCGTGTTATTTTGCTCAACACTTACTTTTATTGGTGGGCTTTTTTTCGTCGGATGATTTATATGATTGCACCTATTTTGTATGCCTTATTCAAGATTCAAGTTGTCAATGCTAACTTTTGGATTTTAATGGTGGTCTGGGCGCCCGGTTACTTCCTATTACATTATGTTATGGGGGACACTTCTGGGATGGGAGACACTGCCAAAATTCGTAATGAACGTTGGGGTGAAGTCCAAGAAACCTTTTTTGCGCCGTATTTATTTATTCCGGTCATTCTTGAAAGTCTGGGTATTAAAGCTAAAAAATTCAAAGTAACTGAAAAGAATGTGAGCTACTCACTCAAAGATAAGCTTCATATCTTGCCTTACTTAATTCTATGGACGATTACACTCCTTGCCATTATTAAGTTTAATTATGGCAAATATGGTTCAGAAATTTTAGTTGGGAGTGTTATTACGTTTTGGCTATTGATGCACTTTGTTAATTTAAGCATGTGCCTATTTATCTCACTTGGTCGTCCGGTCTATCGTAAAAATGAACGTTTTATTCGACAGGTTCCCGGAACGGTACAAACAAGTGACGGCAAGTGGCATCAATTATTGACTGAAGATGTTTCTGAAGGTGGCATTGCGTTTAAGATTACAGATGGTGCTGTTGAAGACATTGCTGAGGGTGATAGCATTAAGTTGACCGTCAAGCATCAAGATTTTGATGTTCAGCTTAGTGGGAAGGTAGCCCGTATTAGCCATCGTGATGACACGGCAATCTATAGTGTTCAAGTTACGGTTGCCCCTGATAAAAATCGAGATCACTATTTACAATTGATTTACGATGGGGCTAACAAAACGCTACCTAGTGTTCAAGATACTTGGGTCACGCCTTTTGACGAGTTATACATGAATCTCGTTGTTCGGGCGCGCACCTATGAACGTAAATTCAGTCGACGGTTCAACCGCTTTTAGAAAGGAACAATTAACATGTCAGCTTGGATTGGGTTTATTTTATACGCAATTGGGTTATTGGGGTATAACGGTACGCTCCGACGTCTCGGTGTTAGTCCTTATTTAGCTTGGATCACTGCCATGCTGGTCCAAATTTTAATGCTATATGGTTTTGCAATGACGGGCTGGTTAAATTTAGGAATTCAATTAGTCACCGTGCTTGGAATTGGTTTAGCCATTTTGTGGGTGGGATTAAGTTTCTTTCGGAAAGCACAATTAAAGTTTGAAGGGATTCATTTATTCGACTTTTGGATGGTTGGTCTAGGTATTGTGACTGGTCATGCGTTATGGCAAAGTCCTTTGGTCCATTACGATAATTTTTCTCATTGGGCGGTAATGGTCAAGTTTATGGTCTTTACCGGCCGCTTGCCTGGTGCCAAAGACCAGCTCATCTCATTTACGTCATATCCACCAGCAACAGCACTTTTTATAACCCAGTTTGTGCACTGGGTTGGCTTTAGTGATGGCGCCATGTTAGTCGCACAGTTTATTTTGATCTGGGGTTCGGCTTATGCGATTTTTGCGGGGTTACGTGATCGTTCACGGGCATTAACTAGTTTTGCTTTATGTTTTACTTTAGCTATTTCATTTGTTTTCAATGTTGCCATTCGACTCAATAACTTGCTTGTTGACTATGTTTTGCCAATTATCACGATTGCAGCGCTCGTGGGAATCTTTGTTTATCGTAAACGACCGTTGCTATTGTGTGCTCACGTGGCATTATTCTGTGGCACGTTGTTACTTGTGAAAAATTCAGCAACTTTTTTTGTCGTCATGATTGGGGTGTATTTCTTGTACATACTAATCACAAACCATCACTGGCGTTGGCGTCGGTTACTAACAGTTCCGATTCAGTTTCTCATGACGTTAGGAGTGGGGGCGTTGCCTTTTGCTTGGTGGGAATGGCATGTAAAACACACTTTTACGGTTTCCAAACACCAAATCAGCACTCAAGCGTATGCTAAGCAATTGAATGGGGAGAGTCATCAGGCGCTTATTAAAATTGGTCATAAATTTTTAACGCAGATTTTAAGCTTAAATTCGCTTTCAACTAAAGGTATCTTGCTCATTAA from Lactiplantibacillus brownii encodes:
- a CDS encoding glycosyltransferase — translated: MLQIGIIIPALNPDNQLITLIRNFINAPALMQKIKNFIIIDDGSDQDHQPIFDQLQTLPLTNLTVIHHATNLGKGAALKTGFRYVQAHFPSLTGVATMDSDGQHTVTALNSCLDKFGRNSQQLVIGVRQFTTAIPFRSQFGNLLTSGLVRILTHQSISDTQTGLRVIPMAYLTELVNFPGDRFEFEFDMLLQAKKFHVQIVEQPIPTIYLDGNASSHFRVIRDSIAIYARFFKFAASGLISFAVDISLFYIVLFLLGNHILDSILVATVVSRVLSSVVNYGINHRVVFNRAGHQTLLKYGCLFVMQMFASGLFTDVVTKILPATTGQLMPTIAKMMVDFILFIISYQIQRDFIFKERPQHVQ
- a CDS encoding glycosyltransferase family 2 protein — encoded protein: MSNKRRFLYFLAIALSVIYLIWRVFFTIPWRSSIFTLIFALLLVLSEILSNLTGFILIFFRMLSTKKKWRLTIPAFSATEGLPDVDLIIVTHNEDVDLLRKTINAATYIDYPNKTKVHIVVADDGNRPEVMALAKHYHVGYSGMENNKQAKSGNINHTLAKLHSPLFAIFDTDMIPFSGFLRNTVPLFTENFQQLADDPDHTDPLGFVQTPQSFYNADIFQFNLFSEKIIPNEQDFFSRDVNVLNGGNKRALFTGSNAVFLRKAVDEVGGFPTDTITEDFELGSMLNMAGYISLATKVPQSSGITPIDMKGVIKQRTRWARGVIQSCRNLHIFTNPHLSFINRVILLNTYFYWWAFFRRMIYMIAPILYALFKIQVVNANFWILMVVWAPGYFLLHYVMGDTSGMGDTAKIRNERWGEVQETFFAPYLFIPVILESLGIKAKKFKVTEKNVSYSLKDKLHILPYLILWTITLLAIIKFNYGKYGSEILVGSVITFWLLMHFVNLSMCLFISLGRPVYRKNERFIRQVPGTVQTSDGKWHQLLTEDVSEGGIAFKITDGAVEDIAEGDSIKLTVKHQDFDVQLSGKVARISHRDDTAIYSVQVTVAPDKNRDHYLQLIYDGANKTLPSVQDTWVTPFDELYMNLVVRARTYERKFSRRFNRF
- a CDS encoding ABC transporter permease, which translates into the protein MSAWIGFILYAIGLLGYNGTLRRLGVSPYLAWITAMLVQILMLYGFAMTGWLNLGIQLVTVLGIGLAILWVGLSFFRKAQLKFEGIHLFDFWMVGLGIVTGHALWQSPLVHYDNFSHWAVMVKFMVFTGRLPGAKDQLISFTSYPPATALFITQFVHWVGFSDGAMLVAQFILIWGSAYAIFAGLRDRSRALTSFALCFTLAISFVFNVAIRLNNLLVDYVLPIITIAALVGIFVYRKRPLLLCAHVALFCGTLLLVKNSATFFVVMIGVYFLYILITNHHWRWRRLLTVPIQFLMTLGVGALPFAWWEWHVKHTFTVSKHQISTQAYAKQLNGESHQALIKIGHKFLTQILSLNSLSTKGILLINVTLILTWLFIRFRQHQRNDLLGMAVLLDVIFIAYYGSLFGMYILSMPYAEAILLDGFERYMASIVILNLFIGAIALVRVLDRQQFEQNFQKRNTQAFKSATTKNIYQMATLVTGFFAITMMYSEITGTKFTNKMNHNTLPLQMTRVSKQWHHLNHRKVLIVDPKVVDVNDYYAGYVGRYWYFTDKAVGQENFMMTPKVFKQTIENYQYVAIPETHRTFTVLTKKTFHQHVVTGLFKVTKNKLIRMH